The Eleutherodactylus coqui strain aEleCoq1 chromosome 13, aEleCoq1.hap1, whole genome shotgun sequence genome includes a window with the following:
- the MYOCD gene encoding myocardin isoform X3, whose protein sequence is MHILQDSSTEGSAQAAQMKLKRARLADDLNERIALRPGPLELVEKNIIPLESTVKEAIKGSSANYSKPVDAFAFEEDSSNDESPDQERSNDSQGISSSSPQETKNMDITSSPDSGSVQNHTQENESDPQDSNTHQSHLCSLHPESQLSTTGQVAPTSTAVKTKSSTDSKNRHKKPKDIKPKVKKLKYHQYIPPDQKAEKSPPPMDSAYARLLQQQQLFLQLQILSQQQQQHFSYQGMHHSHLKQSNEQMTRNSNPPVVNSPSLSPVKTTFSGQANLSSMKPNLLPSNLDDLKVSELRQQLRIRGLPVSGTKTSLMERLRPFQECSGNTVPTFSEITTVTFPVTPNNSSFQTHPSGGVISNGFYQFGSTSSTPPISPASSDLSVNGSLPDTFSDGPMSSPHFGLHPSPIHLSAEESLMSNINSGSYQVELEGIDAEKDKMLVEKQKVINELTWKLQQEQRQVEELRLQLQKRKVNCGPHDKTLPSQHFFGVPIKQENVSSCPFSSKQTNMKTQTNNVSEKHGSCTTQPMPCLMNNHCMEASIPNSIMSSTFLSPQCSPQHSPIGTTNSPQHISLPPSPNNHYLLSVSPSSQGDTRSVSPQVNHRIHTAQNTGSSICYSPNQNTLQPSYIEQSENKQSIKDRVPPKSSSVLGKISALQPSPQAGQKLPTPGTNFSNVSASVAKQLPSYEDAVRQQITRSQQMDELLDVLIESGEMPANAKDERSCGQKLNQLSVSTGNPSMTTSNSHLPYENCSNNDGHLEVLLNSHSPMGRPNEIPLLKIGNDDPHFERVIDGFPGKASEDMLETSLSPMETQLSPSSVESNGLHHLSFTESPWETMEWLDLTPPSSATGLGSLTTTGPSIFTTDFLDVTDLNLNNAMDLHLEQW, encoded by the exons ATGCACATATTACAAG ACTCATCCACTGAAGGTTCGGCTCAGGCTGCCCAGATGAAACTAAAAAGGGCCCGGCTTGCAGATGACCTCAATGAAAGGATTGCCCTTCGACCAGGCCCTTTAGAACTTGTGGAAAAGAATATAATTCCTCTTGAATCTACTGTGAAAGAGGCCATAAAAG GAAGTTCAGCCAACTACTCCAAGCCCGTGGATGCCTTTGCTTTTGAAGAGGACAGCAGCAATGACGAGTCCCCAGATCAAGAGAGAAGCAATGACTCTCAGGGAATTTCATCTTCATCTCCACAAGAGACCAAAAATATGGATATCACTAGTTCTCCAGATTCTGGTTCAGTACAG AATCATAcccaagaaaatgaaagtgacccaCAGGACAGCAACACACACCAGAGTCATCTCTGTTCCCTGCACCCAGAAAGCCAGTTGTCTACAACAGGACAGGTGGCACCTACTTCTACAGCAGTAAAG ACCAAGTCTTCCACAGATTCCAAAAACAGGCACAAGAAACCCAAAGACATCAAGCCCAAGGTGAAAAAGCTAAAATATCACCAGTACATTCCTCCGGACCAAAAGGCTGAGAAGTCTCCTCCACCCATGGACTCTGCTTATGCTAGACTCCTACAGCAGCAACAACTCTTTCTTCAACTGCAGATATTAAGCCAACAACAGCAGCAACACTTCAGCTACCAAGGCATGCACCACTCACATCTCAA gcAATCAAATGAGCAAATGACTCGAAATTCCAACCCACCTGTCGTTAATAGCCCTTCACTTTCTCCAGTGAAAACTACGTTCTCTGGTCAAGCAAATTTGTCTTCCATGAAACCAAATCTGCTGCCCTCTAATCTGGATGATTTGAAA GTATCAGAGTTGAGACAACAATTACGAATACGGGGTTTACCTGTATCTGGTACAAAGACCTCACTGATGGAACGACTACGACCCTTCCAGGAGTGCAGCGGAAATACTGTCCCAACATTTAGTGAAATCACAACTGTCACTTTCCCAGTTACTCCCAATAACTCGAGCTTCCAAACCCACCCATCAGGAGGAGTCATTTCAAATGGATTCTATCAGTTTGGTAGCACCAGTTCCACTCCACCAATATCCCCAGCCTCTTCAGACCTGTCTGTTAATGGTTCTTTACCTGATACTTTCAGTGATGGACCAATGTCTTCTCCTCATTTTGGTCTACACCCTTCCCCTATACACCTAAGTGCTGAGGAAAGTCTAATGAGTAACATCAACAGTGGTAGCTACCAAGTAGAACTGGAAGGCATTGATGCTGAGAAAGACAAAATGTTAGTAGAGAAGCAGAAGGTCATCAATGAGTTGACCTGGAAACTCCAGCAAGAACAAAGACAAGTTGAGGAACTTAGACTGCAACTGCAAAAGCGAAAAGTGAATTGCGGACCTCACGACAAGACGCTTCCATCTCAACACTTTTTTGGAGTGCCTATCAAGCAAGAAAATGTTTCCAGCTGTCCTTTTTCATCTAAGCAAACAAATATGAAAACCCAGACAAACAATGTATCTGAAAAACATGGATCTTGTACAACACAACCAATGCCTTGCCTAATGAACAACCATTGCATGGAAGCTTCCATCccaaattccattatgtcttCGACTTTCTTGAGTCCTCAGTGTtctccacaacactctcccattggAACTACAAATAGTCCACAGCATATCAGCTTACCCCCATCACCTAATAACCACTACCTGTTGTCCGTTTCTCCAAGCTCACAAGGAGACACCCGTAGTGTATCACCACAGGTCAACCACCGGATTCACACAGCACAG AATACTGGGAGTTCCATCTGTTACTCTCCAAACCAGAACACTTTACAGCCATCTTACATTGAACAATCAGAAAACAAGCAGAGTATCAAAGATCGAGTCCCACCAAAAAGTTCATCAGTGTTAGGAAAG ATAAGTGCTTTACAACCATCTCCCCAGGCAGGTCAAAAGCTTCCCACCCCTGGCACGAATTTCTCTAATGTAAGCGCGTCAGTTGCCAAGCAGCTTCCCTCCTACGAGGATGCAGTCAGACAG CAAATCACAAGGAGTCAACAGATGGATGAACTCCTTGATGTCTTGATCGAAAGTGGAG AAATGCCAGCCAATGCCAAAGATGAGAGATCATGTGGGCAGAAGCTCAATCAGCTGAGTGTGTCAACTGGAAACCCAAGCATGACCACCTCAAACTCCCATCTTCCATATGAAAACTGCTCAAACAATGATGGTCACCTTGAAGTCTTACTCAACAGCCACAGCCCCATGGGAAGACCTAATGAAATACCACTGCTTAAAATTGGAAATGATGATCCACACTTTGAGCGTGTGATTGATGGATTTCCTGGAAAAGCTTCTGAGGATATGTTGGAAACTTCTTTATCTCCCATGGAGACCCAATTGTCCCCATCATCTGTGGAAAGCAATGGCCTTCATCATCTGAGTTTTACTGAATCTCCCTGGGAGACCATGGAGTGGTTGGACTTAACTCCACCAAGTTCAGCAACAGGCTTGGGGTCACTCACCACTACTGGTCCCAGTATCTTCACCACTGATTTCCTTGACGTTACAGATCTCAACCTAAACAATGCAATGGACCTGCACTTAGAACAATGGTAA
- the MYOCD gene encoding myocardin isoform X2, with amino-acid sequence MTLLGCEQSLLIRSKFRSALKSPAAFQEQRKNMERAKSEEYLKHKVRSRSEKSDPINMHILQDSSTEGSAQAAQMKLKRARLADDLNERIALRPGPLELVEKNIIPLESTVKEAIKGSSANYSKPVDAFAFEEDSSNDESPDQERSNDSQGISSSSPQETKNMDITSSPDSGSVQNHTQENESDPQDSNTHQSHLCSLHPESQLSTTGQVAPTSTAVKTKSSTDSKNRHKKPKDIKPKVKKLKYHQYIPPDQKAEKSPPPMDSAYARLLQQQQLFLQLQILSQQQQQHFSYQGMHHSHLKQSNEQMTRNSNPPVVNSPSLSPVKTTFSGQANLSSMKPNLLPSNLDDLKVSELRQQLRIRGLPVSGTKTSLMERLRPFQECSGNTVPTFSEITTVTFPVTPNNSSFQTHPSGGVISNGFYQFGSTSSTPPISPASSDLSVNGSLPDTFSDGPMSSPHFGLHPSPIHLSAEESLMSNINSGSYQVELEGIDAEKDKMLVEKQKVINELTWKLQQEQRQVEELRLQLQKRKVNCGPHDKTLPSQHFFGVPIKQENVSSCPFSSKQTNMKTQTNNVSEKHGSCTTQPMPCLMNNHCMEASIPNSIMSSTFLSPQCSPQHSPIGTTNSPQHISLPPSPNNHYLLSVSPSSQGDTRSVSPQVNHRIHTAQNTGSSICYSPNQNTLQPSYIEQSENKQSIKDRVPPKSSSVLGKQITRSQQMDELLDVLIESGEMPANAKDERSCGQKLNQLSVSTGNPSMTTSNSHLPYENCSNNDGHLEVLLNSHSPMGRPNEIPLLKIGNDDPHFERVIDGFPGKASEDMLETSLSPMETQLSPSSVESNGLHHLSFTESPWETMEWLDLTPPSSATGLGSLTTTGPSIFTTDFLDVTDLNLNNAMDLHLEQW; translated from the exons AGTGAAGAGTATTTAAAGCACAAGGTCAGAAGCAGGTCAGAAAAGTCTGATCCTATTAATATGCACATATTACAAG ACTCATCCACTGAAGGTTCGGCTCAGGCTGCCCAGATGAAACTAAAAAGGGCCCGGCTTGCAGATGACCTCAATGAAAGGATTGCCCTTCGACCAGGCCCTTTAGAACTTGTGGAAAAGAATATAATTCCTCTTGAATCTACTGTGAAAGAGGCCATAAAAG GAAGTTCAGCCAACTACTCCAAGCCCGTGGATGCCTTTGCTTTTGAAGAGGACAGCAGCAATGACGAGTCCCCAGATCAAGAGAGAAGCAATGACTCTCAGGGAATTTCATCTTCATCTCCACAAGAGACCAAAAATATGGATATCACTAGTTCTCCAGATTCTGGTTCAGTACAG AATCATAcccaagaaaatgaaagtgacccaCAGGACAGCAACACACACCAGAGTCATCTCTGTTCCCTGCACCCAGAAAGCCAGTTGTCTACAACAGGACAGGTGGCACCTACTTCTACAGCAGTAAAG ACCAAGTCTTCCACAGATTCCAAAAACAGGCACAAGAAACCCAAAGACATCAAGCCCAAGGTGAAAAAGCTAAAATATCACCAGTACATTCCTCCGGACCAAAAGGCTGAGAAGTCTCCTCCACCCATGGACTCTGCTTATGCTAGACTCCTACAGCAGCAACAACTCTTTCTTCAACTGCAGATATTAAGCCAACAACAGCAGCAACACTTCAGCTACCAAGGCATGCACCACTCACATCTCAA gcAATCAAATGAGCAAATGACTCGAAATTCCAACCCACCTGTCGTTAATAGCCCTTCACTTTCTCCAGTGAAAACTACGTTCTCTGGTCAAGCAAATTTGTCTTCCATGAAACCAAATCTGCTGCCCTCTAATCTGGATGATTTGAAA GTATCAGAGTTGAGACAACAATTACGAATACGGGGTTTACCTGTATCTGGTACAAAGACCTCACTGATGGAACGACTACGACCCTTCCAGGAGTGCAGCGGAAATACTGTCCCAACATTTAGTGAAATCACAACTGTCACTTTCCCAGTTACTCCCAATAACTCGAGCTTCCAAACCCACCCATCAGGAGGAGTCATTTCAAATGGATTCTATCAGTTTGGTAGCACCAGTTCCACTCCACCAATATCCCCAGCCTCTTCAGACCTGTCTGTTAATGGTTCTTTACCTGATACTTTCAGTGATGGACCAATGTCTTCTCCTCATTTTGGTCTACACCCTTCCCCTATACACCTAAGTGCTGAGGAAAGTCTAATGAGTAACATCAACAGTGGTAGCTACCAAGTAGAACTGGAAGGCATTGATGCTGAGAAAGACAAAATGTTAGTAGAGAAGCAGAAGGTCATCAATGAGTTGACCTGGAAACTCCAGCAAGAACAAAGACAAGTTGAGGAACTTAGACTGCAACTGCAAAAGCGAAAAGTGAATTGCGGACCTCACGACAAGACGCTTCCATCTCAACACTTTTTTGGAGTGCCTATCAAGCAAGAAAATGTTTCCAGCTGTCCTTTTTCATCTAAGCAAACAAATATGAAAACCCAGACAAACAATGTATCTGAAAAACATGGATCTTGTACAACACAACCAATGCCTTGCCTAATGAACAACCATTGCATGGAAGCTTCCATCccaaattccattatgtcttCGACTTTCTTGAGTCCTCAGTGTtctccacaacactctcccattggAACTACAAATAGTCCACAGCATATCAGCTTACCCCCATCACCTAATAACCACTACCTGTTGTCCGTTTCTCCAAGCTCACAAGGAGACACCCGTAGTGTATCACCACAGGTCAACCACCGGATTCACACAGCACAG AATACTGGGAGTTCCATCTGTTACTCTCCAAACCAGAACACTTTACAGCCATCTTACATTGAACAATCAGAAAACAAGCAGAGTATCAAAGATCGAGTCCCACCAAAAAGTTCATCAGTGTTAGGAAAG CAAATCACAAGGAGTCAACAGATGGATGAACTCCTTGATGTCTTGATCGAAAGTGGAG AAATGCCAGCCAATGCCAAAGATGAGAGATCATGTGGGCAGAAGCTCAATCAGCTGAGTGTGTCAACTGGAAACCCAAGCATGACCACCTCAAACTCCCATCTTCCATATGAAAACTGCTCAAACAATGATGGTCACCTTGAAGTCTTACTCAACAGCCACAGCCCCATGGGAAGACCTAATGAAATACCACTGCTTAAAATTGGAAATGATGATCCACACTTTGAGCGTGTGATTGATGGATTTCCTGGAAAAGCTTCTGAGGATATGTTGGAAACTTCTTTATCTCCCATGGAGACCCAATTGTCCCCATCATCTGTGGAAAGCAATGGCCTTCATCATCTGAGTTTTACTGAATCTCCCTGGGAGACCATGGAGTGGTTGGACTTAACTCCACCAAGTTCAGCAACAGGCTTGGGGTCACTCACCACTACTGGTCCCAGTATCTTCACCACTGATTTCCTTGACGTTACAGATCTCAACCTAAACAATGCAATGGACCTGCACTTAGAACAATGGTAA
- the MYOCD gene encoding myocardin isoform X1: MTLLGCEQSLLIRSKFRSALKSPAAFQEQRKNMERAKSEEYLKHKVRSRSEKSDPINMHILQDSSTEGSAQAAQMKLKRARLADDLNERIALRPGPLELVEKNIIPLESTVKEAIKGSSANYSKPVDAFAFEEDSSNDESPDQERSNDSQGISSSSPQETKNMDITSSPDSGSVQNHTQENESDPQDSNTHQSHLCSLHPESQLSTTGQVAPTSTAVKTKSSTDSKNRHKKPKDIKPKVKKLKYHQYIPPDQKAEKSPPPMDSAYARLLQQQQLFLQLQILSQQQQQHFSYQGMHHSHLKQSNEQMTRNSNPPVVNSPSLSPVKTTFSGQANLSSMKPNLLPSNLDDLKVSELRQQLRIRGLPVSGTKTSLMERLRPFQECSGNTVPTFSEITTVTFPVTPNNSSFQTHPSGGVISNGFYQFGSTSSTPPISPASSDLSVNGSLPDTFSDGPMSSPHFGLHPSPIHLSAEESLMSNINSGSYQVELEGIDAEKDKMLVEKQKVINELTWKLQQEQRQVEELRLQLQKRKVNCGPHDKTLPSQHFFGVPIKQENVSSCPFSSKQTNMKTQTNNVSEKHGSCTTQPMPCLMNNHCMEASIPNSIMSSTFLSPQCSPQHSPIGTTNSPQHISLPPSPNNHYLLSVSPSSQGDTRSVSPQVNHRIHTAQNTGSSICYSPNQNTLQPSYIEQSENKQSIKDRVPPKSSSVLGKISALQPSPQAGQKLPTPGTNFSNVSASVAKQLPSYEDAVRQQITRSQQMDELLDVLIESGEMPANAKDERSCGQKLNQLSVSTGNPSMTTSNSHLPYENCSNNDGHLEVLLNSHSPMGRPNEIPLLKIGNDDPHFERVIDGFPGKASEDMLETSLSPMETQLSPSSVESNGLHHLSFTESPWETMEWLDLTPPSSATGLGSLTTTGPSIFTTDFLDVTDLNLNNAMDLHLEQW; encoded by the exons AGTGAAGAGTATTTAAAGCACAAGGTCAGAAGCAGGTCAGAAAAGTCTGATCCTATTAATATGCACATATTACAAG ACTCATCCACTGAAGGTTCGGCTCAGGCTGCCCAGATGAAACTAAAAAGGGCCCGGCTTGCAGATGACCTCAATGAAAGGATTGCCCTTCGACCAGGCCCTTTAGAACTTGTGGAAAAGAATATAATTCCTCTTGAATCTACTGTGAAAGAGGCCATAAAAG GAAGTTCAGCCAACTACTCCAAGCCCGTGGATGCCTTTGCTTTTGAAGAGGACAGCAGCAATGACGAGTCCCCAGATCAAGAGAGAAGCAATGACTCTCAGGGAATTTCATCTTCATCTCCACAAGAGACCAAAAATATGGATATCACTAGTTCTCCAGATTCTGGTTCAGTACAG AATCATAcccaagaaaatgaaagtgacccaCAGGACAGCAACACACACCAGAGTCATCTCTGTTCCCTGCACCCAGAAAGCCAGTTGTCTACAACAGGACAGGTGGCACCTACTTCTACAGCAGTAAAG ACCAAGTCTTCCACAGATTCCAAAAACAGGCACAAGAAACCCAAAGACATCAAGCCCAAGGTGAAAAAGCTAAAATATCACCAGTACATTCCTCCGGACCAAAAGGCTGAGAAGTCTCCTCCACCCATGGACTCTGCTTATGCTAGACTCCTACAGCAGCAACAACTCTTTCTTCAACTGCAGATATTAAGCCAACAACAGCAGCAACACTTCAGCTACCAAGGCATGCACCACTCACATCTCAA gcAATCAAATGAGCAAATGACTCGAAATTCCAACCCACCTGTCGTTAATAGCCCTTCACTTTCTCCAGTGAAAACTACGTTCTCTGGTCAAGCAAATTTGTCTTCCATGAAACCAAATCTGCTGCCCTCTAATCTGGATGATTTGAAA GTATCAGAGTTGAGACAACAATTACGAATACGGGGTTTACCTGTATCTGGTACAAAGACCTCACTGATGGAACGACTACGACCCTTCCAGGAGTGCAGCGGAAATACTGTCCCAACATTTAGTGAAATCACAACTGTCACTTTCCCAGTTACTCCCAATAACTCGAGCTTCCAAACCCACCCATCAGGAGGAGTCATTTCAAATGGATTCTATCAGTTTGGTAGCACCAGTTCCACTCCACCAATATCCCCAGCCTCTTCAGACCTGTCTGTTAATGGTTCTTTACCTGATACTTTCAGTGATGGACCAATGTCTTCTCCTCATTTTGGTCTACACCCTTCCCCTATACACCTAAGTGCTGAGGAAAGTCTAATGAGTAACATCAACAGTGGTAGCTACCAAGTAGAACTGGAAGGCATTGATGCTGAGAAAGACAAAATGTTAGTAGAGAAGCAGAAGGTCATCAATGAGTTGACCTGGAAACTCCAGCAAGAACAAAGACAAGTTGAGGAACTTAGACTGCAACTGCAAAAGCGAAAAGTGAATTGCGGACCTCACGACAAGACGCTTCCATCTCAACACTTTTTTGGAGTGCCTATCAAGCAAGAAAATGTTTCCAGCTGTCCTTTTTCATCTAAGCAAACAAATATGAAAACCCAGACAAACAATGTATCTGAAAAACATGGATCTTGTACAACACAACCAATGCCTTGCCTAATGAACAACCATTGCATGGAAGCTTCCATCccaaattccattatgtcttCGACTTTCTTGAGTCCTCAGTGTtctccacaacactctcccattggAACTACAAATAGTCCACAGCATATCAGCTTACCCCCATCACCTAATAACCACTACCTGTTGTCCGTTTCTCCAAGCTCACAAGGAGACACCCGTAGTGTATCACCACAGGTCAACCACCGGATTCACACAGCACAG AATACTGGGAGTTCCATCTGTTACTCTCCAAACCAGAACACTTTACAGCCATCTTACATTGAACAATCAGAAAACAAGCAGAGTATCAAAGATCGAGTCCCACCAAAAAGTTCATCAGTGTTAGGAAAG ATAAGTGCTTTACAACCATCTCCCCAGGCAGGTCAAAAGCTTCCCACCCCTGGCACGAATTTCTCTAATGTAAGCGCGTCAGTTGCCAAGCAGCTTCCCTCCTACGAGGATGCAGTCAGACAG CAAATCACAAGGAGTCAACAGATGGATGAACTCCTTGATGTCTTGATCGAAAGTGGAG AAATGCCAGCCAATGCCAAAGATGAGAGATCATGTGGGCAGAAGCTCAATCAGCTGAGTGTGTCAACTGGAAACCCAAGCATGACCACCTCAAACTCCCATCTTCCATATGAAAACTGCTCAAACAATGATGGTCACCTTGAAGTCTTACTCAACAGCCACAGCCCCATGGGAAGACCTAATGAAATACCACTGCTTAAAATTGGAAATGATGATCCACACTTTGAGCGTGTGATTGATGGATTTCCTGGAAAAGCTTCTGAGGATATGTTGGAAACTTCTTTATCTCCCATGGAGACCCAATTGTCCCCATCATCTGTGGAAAGCAATGGCCTTCATCATCTGAGTTTTACTGAATCTCCCTGGGAGACCATGGAGTGGTTGGACTTAACTCCACCAAGTTCAGCAACAGGCTTGGGGTCACTCACCACTACTGGTCCCAGTATCTTCACCACTGATTTCCTTGACGTTACAGATCTCAACCTAAACAATGCAATGGACCTGCACTTAGAACAATGGTAA